From Micropterus dolomieu isolate WLL.071019.BEF.003 ecotype Adirondacks linkage group LG06, ASM2129224v1, whole genome shotgun sequence:
TAAACGCGTTCCCAGTTGCTGGGACTACGGCCGCGTCAGAAACGCACCCGAACAACGCCTGCGCGTCGACCAATCAGCTATCCGCATGGCTGTGACGCACAGGGGATGTGGCATCCGTGTGGTGGGGGAGTAGGCTAATACCTAAAACCGGTCCCTCCATCACAAAACCCGGATAACCTTCACAGAGTCAATTTAACACGGAATAACCTCCAGACTGTATCTGCATCTCGTTTCATCCTACTCTCCATGTCCAAGTTTGTGTCTAGGTGAGTACATTAACTATCAGCCTACTAGAATAGGATTTTGAGCACGTCTGCGATTTAAAAACCACTATTTTGGTCACGTTGACGTCATGTTATAGTTGTATATTAACTATAATGTTTCTATAGAGACtaattttgtatgtatgtggaCCCATCGGTCTTACCCATCGAACCCAGTCGAGAATTTACGGGGAAGTCACGTGTGGACTGTAATAATACTTTGATGAAATACCCTCACATGTAGCTACATTTCCCATCAAACCCCCAGAGAAACATACTCTCGGGCTATAATTAATCTGATAATTAAAAACGAGTCGAGAAGCGCGCGACTACTGCCTCGGGATATCcagcttttattttgtcatcatgGACCACGCAGAAGATGGTGTTGCTGAGTAAAACGTGTACGACGTGCTCCGACCATCCAACGCAATAAAGCGCGGAACAGAAGTGACTGAAGGAAAAACCCCCACTTGACAAATTCCCTCCGCCATGACGTCATTTCTACAAACCCGATAACCCCTTACTCATAGACAGAAAGCAGAGGATGAATGGTATTTCCTTAATGAGTAATCGACCCTGTGGCTTCCGTTGCTGCCGTGAGTCTTATTGTGGGACACATGTACCAGGTGACTGctgtgccgaattctgcctgcctgccgagaattgcgtGCACCTCGCCAGTGACAACGATcgtttatgctgagaaaagaaatggatgcaaatctcggcaggtagcctacaaaatttgTGCTGCCGAATTATGCCtccacctctttaggtccttttcagacactttgccgAGCTCACTGATCAAACGCGattatcaccacatatatttacAGAATTAGTGTTAGGCTACTTgtactaagtgtattaaaatatgaaagacactaaacgttcataaaatatatacttagaatcatttatcaccattgatgaaccccacaaacaatattatagcgtttaaaagcagcctatttggaggtgcatggaattctcggcaggcagacAAAACTCGTCATAACACCGGCCACATAATGGCTTTCCGCGCATGAGccagaattgtttttttgtttgtttgtttttgacacAGACACGGGAAAAGAGAGTCATGGTTGAAAAATAACGAAGTTACCTTTAAGGTCCCGTCCTTCATCACCTGAACGTGACGCACTGTTTGCGGAATAAAGTCACTTCAGTATTTTTACTGCAGAATCAGAACAGGGTATcacgtgtgtgtttatgtaaataTCACTCAGAGTCAGGAAAGTTACCAACAGTGACAGTACAGGACGCCTCCACCTCCCAGATTACTGCTGTTAACTCCGACATTCCTGGTAGCTGAATGCCTGCATTTACATTCTGTCACACCTCCACATAAAAAGAGCTTTGTCTCATAAAATTAATATTGTCTCGTCAGAAGGTGCAGTTCAGTGCATGTTAACAAAACTTTTTAATTAATGAACAATAGTGCTATAAATTTTGAGATGgtaaaaataagaaaaggaaCATAATACATCAAATTTAGCCTAAGGGATGAATTGAAACAGCGCCTGCAAGTCATGTCTTATTGCCCAGCATCAGGGTAGTCGCTGAATGGAGCATATCTCTGCAGTCAAGATGTTGTCTAAAGCCTTCCaagaagagtggaggctgttaaCAGTAGCAGATTGCTGCCCTTGATTTTGAGATGAGTTGTAATCACATATGAGTGTAATGTTCCAGCATCCACATACTGCGGCTTACCACATACTTTTGACCATAGTGTTTATACACATCACAGAAGAGTAGCTTTGTAGACGCAGTAGTTTTGTGCATACGTGACTGAtgtactgttgtttttctgcctctctctgtgaCAGCTATGAGGAGTGTCGGGCAAcagctgattggctgctgtCCAACACACAAGTGCGGCCCACTGTGGGAATTGTGTGTGGTTCAGGTCTGGGGAGGCTGGCTGAGGTCCTGAAAGACCCTCAGGTCTTTAAATACAGTGACATTCCCAACTTCCCCCGGAGCACAGGTATGCACCACCTGCAAATGTTAAaacgtgtgtgcgtgttttttACTCTGCATAAATGCACTGGGTGACTAACTacggtgtgtgtgttgcagtgcaTGGTCATGCTGGCCAGCTGGTGTTTGGAACACTAAAAGGGAAACCCTGTGTTTGCATGCAGGGCAGGTTCCACCTGTACGAGGGCCACCCCATCCAGAAGGTGAGTAGAGATTAATCAACCCATTTTAGGAAAAGTCATGAAATGAGAGACGTAGGGTTTTTTACATGCATTTGAAATTTTTATCAACATTTTGCACTTATCCTTTATCTCTGATTGAAACATTGGATCCAACCAGTTATTTTAATGAAACTATCTACAAAAAAGGTTGAAAGGAAATCGTCCTATCAACAGCTCATGACAATGTGGCTAAATTAGCCAGccatttgtttaatatttaataaattctattttgtttgttattgtgtatgtatgtataatgtaaaaatttatttgaaatgtaaCTAGTAACTACTTATAGCTATCACACAAgtatagtggagtaaaaagtgcaatatttctttctgaaatgtagtggagtagaattACAACGTAGTATAAAATGGAAGTAAAGTACAGGTACCTCGAAATTGCACTCAAGTGCAGTTCTTGAGTAAAAGAATTCAGTTAATTTCCATCACTGAAGACTTGCATAGACAACCTGACTTTTGCAATTATTTTTCCCAGGCAACTTTTTAAGATCCTGTACAGATTCTGTGCTTGTGCTTGCCATGAAGGGTTTTCTACAACAATAATTTTTAAACAGGTCAAATACCCAGACCTCTGCTAAAACCTCAAGACCAGAATGACATTGAATACAAATAATGAAGAGTAGAAAGACATAATAAtatgaaatgtgtattttttgaaAGGGCGTTTTTATTGCTCTTTATGTTGTTTCTCCAAGTAATCCACTTTATGAATACTTGCTCTGAAGTATTGCAAAGTTTTTCTAGACCCTCAGATGGTTTTGATCATAGCCATGTGAGAAGCATACCGTGGAGATTGTCTCTGATACTCAGAATAATCCACTTACCTCACTGCACAGCTTTCAGCAGGACAGTTTCTTTGGTAGAAAGTCGTTCCCATGAAAACTGCCAACAGAGAGCTTTGTGGAGGAACTGACACATTGTTTCTGGGCAGCCACACAGCTCTGactgtttcaaatgtaaatatcagATTTCTCAGGCACAAACTTAAGATACAGAGCTCTCAAACCCTGGACAAATAATACCAAAACTATCTAGTAGTACGTGTGTTTTCAGGGAACCAAACCTTTAAAGTTTTGTTGATGATCTACTGtaggtttttatttattcagctgtCTGGAACCAGTCACAGTCAGTAGGGTTGAAGATCTCAGTGTATGTTCCTCCCCGTTCAGGAAAAACAACCGAAAACGACCTTGGACGGATCATCCATCGCAGAACACGGAAATATATTTGTGCCTGAAGTGTTATCACATCAGAGGCATTATGTTATACCCTGTGAGCTATCAATCACATGATTTGCATATTAAGAAACAGAAAAGCATTTCAAGGAACACACTTTGCGTTTCAGTCCCCTTATTGTGTCTTTGTTCCAAGCGATGTTTGCGCAATTAGCATGCGAGTGTTCCCTATATGTTGCACTTTCACTGTCCTAACCCAGTCTATGCCCTAACCTTCATGATGTTTCTAAATATTATTATagtgttattgtgtgtgcaagtgtttgACATTACCGTGTGTTCTCCAGATCACGCTGCCTATGCGCGTCTTCAAGCTGATGGGCGTGGAGACGATGATCCTGACCAACGCAGCTGGCGGCCTCAACCAGGACTACAAAGTGGGGGACGTCATGATCATCAAGGACCACATCAACATGCCAGGGTTTGCCGGAATGAACCCGCTGGCTGGACCAAATGATGACAGGTAGGCAGAGGAGAGTTAGGGGTGGATGTTTTTATGAAGCGGCTTGTggttaatattttaaattgaaaaagGTTTTTCCACAGTGGGAAAGCTCAAGAGCAGTAGAACGTCATGtaacaccatagactgtatataagaagtggacgtagtcatcgtgacgtcacccgttggtttgtggactgctgtgttgaagcctcaagttttgCCGATAGGGCgctgccatgttgagttttggcaaccagcggcaccggacgtgaccatatttggacgaggcGGTGGAGCTAACgaccgtgtgtggagctagctagcttgcttagctacgTGCATCTGTCATTTTAAGCGATtttaactttgtctagcgaacaacaggtTTAAAACTTAATgtgctcaccagagaaagtgaacagccaacttctaataagctttttcaacggcgctggttatatttacacagtgccgtggctacaagtcactctagcctgattgactggttgccatggtaacaacttgtcagTCACAGATAATCCCACCCTGAAGCAAAGGcctactctgctttatggtctattttcctgtaaatgggaccataatttactaaatgaaaagCTTGTTGTATtgaaaaagacttgaaactagcgattgagataAACTCCTTagcaaagtgtttactgaggtaataaatcagctgagaagcagtgtcattttaccattaattctaatggaaccggacttctttttgcaaccagaagagtcgcccactgctggctgttcaatagaatgcaggtttaagggacttccacaTTGGCTTCCCGGTTGTGTAACACTCAAATTTCTTACTGAAGCAGAGATTTCTCACAACCTTTAAAGTGGGAGTTGGAGCATATTAATGGGTCTGTTCACCCAAATTATAATgattataaatatgtaattttcaTTTGAATTTCCCCCTAGAGATCCGTAAAGTCTTTTTCTGgtagtcaaaaaaaaaaattttctaGCAACTTCAAGCAAGTAGTTGACTCATTAATGTTCAAAGGATTCATCTGCACCAAGCTTCCCCTCCCCCTCCATATTTGCAATTTCCCACTCTACTTCACAAATATTCCCCCACGTGACAATAAGTTCAAGTGTCAATAAAAGCCCCTATTGTTCTCGATGACTGGAAGCCAGAGACACTTTAATATTGCTAGCTTCAGAGTACAACTTAGTGCATAAGCTGGTTTGTTTCTTACATTGATACTCTGGCATTacacagtgttttcttttaccCATGAACTGCAGGACGAACCTGCTGACCTACATgttggattttgttttgtttctgttggacATAAACTAATCTCAGAAACATATTGTTTGCTTGCTTTAATGTTGCCTGAGTCATTTGAGGGAGTTTCAGTATTGAGTAGCACAGTTGTGTGGATAAACTTTAGTCAACACTCACCTCCTCTCTTCAGGTTTGGCACCCGCTTCCCCTGCATGTCTGACGCCTACAACCGCGAGCTGCGGCAGCTGGCCCAAGAAGTGGCATCAGAGCTGGGATACAGCGACTTCCTGCGGGAGGGAGTGTACTGCGTCCTGGGAGGTCCCTCTTTTGAAACCATCGCTGAGTGCCGCATGCTACACACCCTAGGCGCTGATGCTGTAGGTGGGTGTCAAGTCCTCCTCCCACATTCGCACATTTGTACTTCTACACTTGTGAGGCCCTTCTCAACCTCACCAAATATAGGCCTTTACAGTATGTATTAACAAATTCACATGCTCTCTCGTGTCATGTAGTGTCTGATATGGACAAGATAGGaatgcctgtttgtgttttttaatgttatgaTATCTTACAGGGACACTGACTAACACCTGAATAACATGTAGATATCTTTGCAGTATAACTTCTCagctcctctctgtctttgaTGCATGCAGGCATGAGCACTGTCCACGAGGTAATTGCCGCCCGCCACGCCGGGATGCGTTGCTTCGCTCTGTCGCTGATCAGCAACCGGGCCGTGATGGACTACGACAGCCAGGAGAAGGCCAACCACGAAGAAGTCCTGGAGACGGGCAGGGTGAGGGCCGGGCAACTGGAGAAGCTGGTGTCCACCATGGTGGCTCGGCTGgagcacaacaacaacacctacTAAAATGGTCCCAGGCCAGCTGCCCTGTTTTATCTCTGCAGCACAGTGTGAGAGGGTTTTTAAGATGTTTGTTACAACGCTAAAATAGAGTTTTAAAACATCATAAATGTTTCCACTGATTGTTACTTAAATCCAGTCTTGAAACCGGTCCACTTTTTTATACACTCCTATCAGCGACgtttacatttttgaagtgCGCAGATAAAATATATCCTACTGCAGTTACCCCTACAGCTCTCTGACAAATCTAACATACTGTACTGCATTCAGCCAGAATTGTATATTATTTTCTAACTTAATAACTTTTaacttaataaaacagaaatatttattgttcttttaCATTCCATGATATCAGTTGATCACCATTATGTCCACCATGACACTTCCTTTCTAATATAGAGGACCAACTCATCACACATGTCTTCAAGAGATCAATATTTAATATAGTGTAGAAGATTTGTAAAATGTTCCAAAATATTTATACTGaatgtatttaagtgtttttaggATGAACAGAGTTGAATGGGATAGTTACCAAAGTATGTTTGATCAGAATCTCTTTCCATGTCTATTGTGTTAGAAGGCTGGGTTTCTGGCTGCTTTTATAGGTATTTTACTTAGAACTGTAAAAACTGTTGATCTGCTTTTCCAATAAAATAACTCAACatgaaaacaatgtgttttCACGTGTGCTATGTTTAAAACTAAAAAGGTTGAATCTGTCCGTGCTTATTCGTTTGTTGGTGGGATGTAAGAGATGTTTGTCCTACAGACGTGTGGTCTTGAGTCAGTCTTAAAAGGACCTTCAGATCTTACACTATTATAAATGATCAGTCCTAAATCTCTGATGTGCAGAGGCATGTGGACAAAGTCTCTGTGATGTTGCCCGTAGCTTTCTGAAGAGCAATTGTGAAGCTCAATGTGGGAGGCTCTGGCCatcgccatcttggcagtgcctgacTCTCAGCTAATCgcaaaaaaagctaaaaatatgggcaaagaggtggagcCACACGTGACTGCATCCATCTGTCACTCAAAGCAGCAATGCccttaattatgcataactttaatATAATCATAGAGAAGGAGTCATCATGACCCATGTGCAACAGAGGGTTCATAACCCGGGAGGACCATTTTAAGGGGGAGGCTCTCTACACAATGGGCATCCTTTGGCAAGAGTGTATGAGTAATACAGGCAGACAAGGGCCTGCATGTTTACCATCACAACATATAATGTATAATGGCTAAACTTGATTCTCTATATACAGtatcaataagaaaatattccCAGAGTATCAGGATGTAAACATATTTAcatctgctgtaaagttgggtaTTTTAATATGGGATATGGGGTACGACtcgcttttggagccagcctaaCGTGGCCATTCAGCAGTTTGATCTGTCCACAGCTAATCTCACTTTTCTCATATTTTAGAGCACATTTATGACTGTCTCATGGTTGCGGT
This genomic window contains:
- the LOC123972575 gene encoding purine nucleoside phosphorylase-like isoform X1, with amino-acid sequence MLRKEMDANLGSYEECRATADWLLSNTQVRPTVGIVCGSGLGRLAEVLKDPQVFKYSDIPNFPRSTVHGHAGQLVFGTLKGKPCVCMQGRFHLYEGHPIQKITLPMRVFKLMGVETMILTNAAGGLNQDYKVGDVMIIKDHINMPGFAGMNPLAGPNDDRFGTRFPCMSDAYNRELRQLAQEVASELGYSDFLREGVYCVLGGPSFETIAECRMLHTLGADAVGMSTVHEVIAARHAGMRCFALSLISNRAVMDYDSQEKANHEEVLETGRVRAGQLEKLVSTMVARLEHNNNTY
- the LOC123972575 gene encoding purine nucleoside phosphorylase-like isoform X2: MSKFVSSYEECRATADWLLSNTQVRPTVGIVCGSGLGRLAEVLKDPQVFKYSDIPNFPRSTVHGHAGQLVFGTLKGKPCVCMQGRFHLYEGHPIQKITLPMRVFKLMGVETMILTNAAGGLNQDYKVGDVMIIKDHINMPGFAGMNPLAGPNDDRFGTRFPCMSDAYNRELRQLAQEVASELGYSDFLREGVYCVLGGPSFETIAECRMLHTLGADAVGMSTVHEVIAARHAGMRCFALSLISNRAVMDYDSQEKANHEEVLETGRVRAGQLEKLVSTMVARLEHNNNTY